The following proteins are encoded in a genomic region of Microcoleus sp. FACHB-68:
- a CDS encoding alpha/beta hydrolase — protein MDIQRYYEGLPFTWQTKSPETIRNDCRWLESIILNAAPFSDWWVKARIIQMAYPMPPGATPAADSLPTYAGLKSEAEIVDALRSICDLKQYPSLAAAVDETYVIRTLNSWKTKTFAQAIGRNFEVYADRLHDNVFLVTSTATISLRVNRLLPPLVRFRPLFNIEELAQIMQARSCERLTLRTHGYANAAHGFYKSFMFEADALNRPSNETAGRGSSEASAPNSLGNKHFYIGYHWPSEQPFLSPGLWTDFRYNLRIVFKFLFVLAILAGTVGTLIYALLKLLAIPLINVLGLVPAIAQFEAWRNFSTTFEATVSCYWIAPSVFLLWVLFMQVLRVIAYQRDRYRAIHYGAPDLAEFFWRLDKAMSKQKAAAQPQPNTDECEPDHPTVSSQKAENSNTPSRLLMVNLIGHSMGGLLLVNVLRILSDRFGKDDQGSLMPDLVPVQIEPGKELRPRFNPVSDADQIGDNLQLDKLILASPDIPLEFLCEGRNNYVRSAMRRCRQIYLMSSDRDIVLRYLSTLGNWFSEPSLEMSGFRLGNVYLEMTRVSKAEIRYRPFIRNMLRSQPAIEPTSAYDLFQKFNYIDCSEMVKVNGINLPLNYATGLLIDLINTLLHIVGHVDTHGGYFVTKTPSFKILKLLMTLDDCSDENIWAGINQIITDTPLRFLPSQPFTSPQPADLNIQK, from the coding sequence ATGGACATTCAACGTTATTACGAGGGCTTGCCCTTTACCTGGCAAACGAAATCTCCGGAAACCATTCGCAACGACTGCCGGTGGTTGGAATCGATTATTCTCAATGCGGCACCGTTTTCTGACTGGTGGGTAAAGGCGCGGATCATTCAGATGGCTTACCCTATGCCTCCGGGTGCAACACCGGCAGCGGATAGTTTACCAACCTATGCCGGTTTAAAATCTGAAGCAGAAATCGTAGATGCTTTGCGTTCGATCTGCGATTTAAAGCAGTATCCCAGTTTGGCAGCCGCTGTTGATGAAACTTATGTGATTAGAACACTCAACAGTTGGAAAACAAAAACATTTGCTCAAGCCATCGGGCGAAACTTTGAAGTTTATGCTGACCGGCTGCATGATAATGTTTTTTTAGTAACCAGTACCGCTACAATTTCGCTGCGCGTAAACCGGCTGCTGCCGCCTCTAGTGCGCTTTCGCCCTCTGTTTAATATTGAAGAACTGGCTCAAATTATGCAGGCGCGATCCTGTGAGCGTTTGACGTTGCGAACTCACGGCTATGCCAACGCCGCACATGGTTTCTACAAGTCTTTTATGTTTGAAGCAGATGCCCTCAATCGCCCTTCTAATGAGACTGCCGGCAGAGGAAGTTCGGAAGCGTCTGCGCCTAACTCTTTAGGAAATAAACACTTTTATATCGGCTACCATTGGCCAAGCGAGCAACCCTTTCTTAGCCCCGGTTTATGGACTGATTTTCGCTACAATTTGAGGATTGTCTTCAAATTTTTATTTGTCCTCGCTATTCTCGCCGGCACTGTAGGCACCCTGATCTATGCGTTACTGAAACTGTTGGCAATTCCCCTAATCAATGTCTTAGGTTTAGTGCCGGCAATCGCTCAGTTTGAGGCTTGGAGAAACTTTAGTACCACCTTTGAGGCAACTGTATCGTGTTATTGGATTGCCCCCTCTGTGTTTCTCCTGTGGGTGCTGTTTATGCAAGTTTTGCGCGTCATCGCCTACCAACGAGATCGTTACCGCGCGATTCACTACGGTGCACCCGACTTAGCAGAGTTCTTTTGGCGCTTAGATAAAGCCATGAGTAAGCAGAAGGCAGCAGCGCAACCACAACCTAACACGGATGAGTGCGAACCGGATCATCCCACCGTCTCCTCCCAAAAAGCTGAAAATTCCAACACTCCAAGTCGGCTGCTGATGGTGAATTTAATCGGCCACAGCATGGGAGGATTGCTCCTAGTGAATGTGCTGCGTATCCTGTCTGATCGTTTCGGTAAGGATGATCAAGGATCGCTGATGCCCGATTTAGTGCCGGTGCAAATCGAGCCAGGAAAAGAATTGCGACCCCGATTTAATCCGGTGTCTGATGCCGACCAAATTGGCGATAATTTGCAATTAGATAAGTTGATTTTGGCTTCTCCTGATATCCCTCTAGAGTTTTTGTGCGAGGGACGCAATAACTACGTGCGCTCAGCAATGCGCCGATGCCGGCAGATTTATCTGATGTCAAGTGATCGCGATATTGTGCTGCGCTATCTGTCAACATTGGGCAATTGGTTTAGTGAACCTAGCTTAGAAATGTCTGGCTTTCGACTGGGAAACGTTTATCTAGAAATGACACGAGTTTCTAAAGCAGAAATCCGTTACCGTCCGTTTATTCGCAATATGTTGCGTTCTCAGCCGGCAATCGAACCTACCTCTGCTTATGATCTGTTTCAAAAATTCAACTATATCGATTGCTCTGAAATGGTTAAAGTTAATGGCATCAATCTGCCGCTCAATTATGCGACCGGCTTGCTAATTGACCTCATTAATACCCTGCTTCACATTGTAGGTCATGTTGATACCCACGGCGGTTACTTCGTGACCAAGACGCCCTCCTTCAAGATTTTAAAGTTGCTGATGACGCTTGATGATTGCTCAGATGAAAATATCTGGGCAGGAATCAATCAAATCATTACCGACACGCCACTGCGCTTTTTACCAAGTCAGCCCTTTACTAGCCCTCAGCCGGCAGACTTAAACATTCAAAAATAA
- a CDS encoding DNA cytosine methyltransferase, with protein sequence MKTDISSIKPAYLDFIEQELQVSQQPENNLLVIDLFAGCGGMALGFEAAGFQTAGYEMLEDACATYRHNLSGSCTQVILTLNTDLITKADVIIGGPPCQPFSVSGHQKGLKDSRDGFPIFIDAVDRCRPQIAIFENVRGMLFRNKTYFEEIVLALRNLNYIVEWEILNAAHYGVPQRRERLFCVTHKGGWKWPKKTHFNSPYTAGEALGELAFLAPPNSKFLTAGMDEYISKYEKASKCITPRDLHLNIPSRTVTCRNLSAPTGDMLRIRLPDGRRRRLTVREGARLQSFPDWFEFKGSEESQCNQIGNAVPPILAKVIAGSVKVYLENCKQPASIIAG encoded by the coding sequence ATGAAAACTGATATTTCTAGCATAAAGCCTGCTTACCTTGATTTTATTGAGCAAGAACTTCAAGTTTCTCAACAGCCAGAAAACAATCTTTTGGTGATTGATTTGTTTGCCGGCTGCGGGGGGATGGCTTTAGGTTTTGAAGCAGCCGGTTTTCAAACAGCCGGTTATGAAATGCTGGAGGATGCCTGCGCGACTTACCGGCACAATCTTAGCGGTTCATGTACCCAGGTTATCCTCACACTCAATACTGATTTAATCACGAAAGCAGATGTGATAATAGGTGGCCCTCCCTGCCAGCCTTTTAGCGTTAGCGGACATCAAAAAGGGCTGAAAGATAGCCGCGATGGATTCCCAATTTTTATTGATGCTGTTGACCGCTGCCGGCCACAAATCGCTATATTTGAAAACGTGCGGGGAATGCTTTTTCGCAACAAAACTTATTTTGAAGAAATTGTCTTGGCTCTTAGAAATCTCAATTATATTGTCGAATGGGAGATTCTGAACGCCGCCCATTATGGTGTTCCTCAACGAAGAGAGCGTCTTTTTTGTGTTACCCATAAAGGCGGTTGGAAGTGGCCAAAAAAGACGCATTTTAATTCGCCCTACACTGCCGGCGAAGCGCTAGGAGAACTGGCTTTCCTTGCTCCTCCCAACTCAAAATTTCTCACTGCCGGTATGGATGAATATATTAGTAAATATGAGAAAGCATCTAAATGTATTACACCTAGAGATTTACACCTAAATATTCCTTCTAGAACTGTAACTTGTCGCAATCTTAGCGCTCCCACCGGCGATATGCTGCGGATTCGTTTACCCGATGGGCGCAGAAGAAGATTAACCGTGCGTGAAGGTGCGCGTTTACAGAGTTTTCCAGATTGGTTTGAATTCAAAGGTTCTGAAGAAAGTCAGTGCAACCAAATCGGTAATGCCGTTCCTCCAATCTTGGCAAAAGTTATCGCCGGCTCTGTTAAAGTCTATTTAGAAAATTGCAAACAACCTGCCTCAATCATCGCCGGCTGA
- a CDS encoding CIA30 family protein, whose product MSEKTTSKWNAGRFARTLAYFGVIPFVGSISWLQTLLGMGKKANASDRKQGVILVAGATGGVGKRVVRKLQERGYNVRGLVRDAKRAKEILGNAVELVEGDITIPETLTPAVFRDVTAVVCCTGTRVQPKEGDTPTREKYYQGIKFYMPEVVDVPEVVEYQGIENLVRATRTHFQGAGDEKMIFDFTKPSQDIKETWGALDDIVMGGVSESSIRLVDNTAFFSGNVSTANSGGFASVRTKNFDPPLNLAGYAGIDLRVKGDGKRYKFIIRSEVKWDGIGYSYSFDTVYNIWITVRIPFEALIPVFRAKTVKDGEPIDTSNISSFQLMLSKFEYDGELNPKFEAGIFQLQVESIKAYGAEKFPKFVHISSAGVTRPGRPGLNLEEEPPAVRMNDQLGGILTWKLRGEDSIRFSGIPYTIIRPCALTEEAGGKALIFEQGDNIRGKVSREDIAQLCVEALEESKACNVTFEVKESQNDQNSEEWESLFSGLKPDKQPW is encoded by the coding sequence ATGAGTGAAAAAACTACCTCCAAATGGAATGCCGGCAGGTTTGCGCGAACTCTGGCTTATTTCGGGGTGATACCCTTCGTGGGTAGCATTAGCTGGTTGCAAACCTTGCTCGGAATGGGTAAAAAAGCCAACGCAAGCGATCGCAAACAGGGCGTGATTTTGGTTGCCGGTGCCACCGGCGGCGTTGGCAAACGAGTTGTGCGAAAACTCCAAGAACGGGGTTACAACGTGCGAGGACTCGTTAGAGATGCGAAAAGAGCGAAGGAAATTTTGGGCAACGCGGTTGAATTAGTGGAGGGAGATATCACGATCCCTGAAACCTTGACGCCGGCAGTCTTCAGGGATGTGACAGCCGTGGTGTGCTGCACCGGCACTCGTGTGCAACCGAAGGAAGGCGACACCCCAACCCGTGAAAAATACTATCAAGGCATCAAATTTTATATGCCTGAAGTTGTGGATGTGCCGGAAGTTGTGGAATATCAAGGCATTGAGAATCTTGTGCGGGCAACGCGCACTCACTTCCAAGGTGCCGGTGATGAAAAAATGATTTTTGACTTCACCAAACCATCCCAAGATATTAAAGAAACTTGGGGTGCGCTTGATGACATTGTCATGGGTGGGGTGAGCGAAAGTTCGATTCGATTGGTAGATAATACTGCTTTTTTCTCTGGTAATGTTTCCACGGCAAATTCGGGTGGTTTTGCATCTGTTCGCACCAAAAATTTCGATCCTCCTTTAAATTTAGCTGGGTATGCCGGCATTGATTTACGCGTCAAAGGTGACGGCAAACGCTATAAATTTATCATTCGCAGTGAAGTTAAATGGGATGGCATTGGTTATAGCTATTCTTTTGATACGGTTTACAATATTTGGATAACTGTTCGCATTCCCTTCGAGGCGTTAATTCCAGTTTTTCGCGCTAAAACTGTGAAAGATGGCGAACCGATTGATACGAGTAATATCAGCTCATTCCAGTTAATGCTGAGTAAGTTTGAATACGACGGGGAACTGAACCCCAAATTTGAAGCAGGAATTTTTCAGTTGCAAGTGGAATCTATCAAAGCTTATGGCGCTGAAAAGTTTCCAAAATTTGTCCACATTAGTTCTGCCGGCGTGACTCGTCCTGGGCGTCCCGGACTTAATTTAGAAGAAGAACCGCCGGCAGTTAGAATGAATGACCAATTGGGGGGAATTTTAACTTGGAAGTTGCGCGGCGAAGATAGTATTCGCTTTAGTGGAATTCCTTACACCATTATCAGACCTTGTGCCCTGACTGAGGAAGCCGGCGGTAAAGCCTTAATATTCGAGCAAGGCGATAATATTCGAGGCAAAGTCAGCCGGGAAGATATCGCTCAGTTATGCGTAGAAGCGCTTGAGGAATCCAAGGCGTGTAATGTCACGTTTGAGGTGAAAGAAAGCCAAAATGATCAGAACTCGGAAGAATGGGAAAGTTTATTTTCTGGATTGAAACCTGATAAGCAACCGTGGTAA
- a CDS encoding right-handed parallel beta-helix repeat-containing protein: protein MIRKTVHRFITLVVAGFLLAISGQCWTSRTLAQIHPHVFYVAPNGSDTNNGSLEHPWSTINHAASVLKAGDTVNVRAGTYRINEQIQAKNSGTEKAWITYRAYPEERVIIDADAVKVEPPSSAKKSFYSHDQGAFLLQNVSYIQVEDLEVINSHNSGITVRNSHFINLYNNKTENTLSPGIGVWWGDHYKVMGNTVINANDLKMANFLNNFSAAPHEAISIGGVENFEVAYNLVKDGKKEGIDVKEKSKYGTVHHNYVHHMARQGLYVDSWFGVLEDVEVFNNVVHDCNGAGFALAVEGGSEAKNIRFHHNLIYDNWGTGILFARWGNDALRHNIKIYNNTVYHNGYGKPNPGESFFWITGGLYLLSDNLQNVEIKNNIFSENRGFQIGYSDRYLAANSDIEKIFRQKDIEISQNLIFGENNTTRPIYAGWPPDNYANIYGTNGTAAIREEPQFVNPEEGNFYLKSPVSNPTPLTANSKTSQMRVGAFPNGEKHHFWWQDKFPPQFPDLPQ, encoded by the coding sequence ATGATTAGAAAAACCGTTCATAGGTTCATCACGTTAGTAGTAGCAGGATTTCTATTGGCGATTAGTGGCCAGTGCTGGACATCACGAACTTTAGCACAAATCCATCCTCATGTTTTTTATGTTGCACCAAATGGCAGTGATACAAATAACGGTTCACTTGAGCATCCTTGGTCAACAATTAATCACGCAGCGTCGGTATTAAAAGCGGGTGATACAGTTAATGTTCGGGCTGGAACTTATCGCATCAATGAACAAATTCAAGCTAAAAATTCAGGAACAGAAAAGGCTTGGATTACTTATCGAGCCTATCCTGAAGAACGGGTTATTATTGATGCAGATGCGGTTAAAGTAGAGCCTCCCTCTTCTGCTAAAAAATCTTTTTATTCTCATGATCAAGGTGCATTTTTATTACAAAATGTTAGTTATATTCAAGTCGAAGATTTAGAAGTTATTAATTCTCATAATTCTGGAATTACAGTTAGAAATAGCCATTTTATTAACCTTTACAATAATAAAACAGAAAATACGTTGTCTCCAGGCATTGGTGTTTGGTGGGGTGATCACTATAAAGTAATGGGAAATACGGTTATTAATGCAAACGACCTGAAGATGGCTAACTTTTTAAATAATTTTTCAGCAGCTCCCCATGAAGCAATTTCAATCGGTGGGGTTGAAAATTTTGAAGTTGCTTATAACTTAGTTAAGGATGGGAAAAAAGAAGGGATTGATGTTAAAGAAAAGAGTAAATATGGAACCGTCCATCATAACTATGTTCACCACATGGCACGACAAGGATTATATGTTGATAGTTGGTTTGGAGTCTTAGAAGATGTTGAGGTATTTAATAATGTTGTTCATGATTGTAATGGAGCAGGATTTGCTTTAGCAGTAGAAGGAGGTTCAGAAGCAAAAAATATTCGATTTCACCATAACTTAATTTATGATAACTGGGGAACCGGAATTCTCTTTGCCCGATGGGGAAATGATGCGCTACGACATAATATTAAAATTTATAATAATACGGTTTATCATAATGGTTATGGTAAACCGAACCCAGGAGAAAGCTTTTTTTGGATTACTGGAGGGTTATATTTGTTATCTGATAATCTTCAAAATGTTGAAATCAAGAATAATATTTTTAGCGAGAATAGGGGATTTCAAATCGGTTATAGCGATCGCTATTTGGCAGCTAACTCTGACATCGAAAAGATTTTTCGTCAAAAAGATATTGAGATTAGCCAGAACTTAATCTTTGGAGAAAATAACACCACCCGTCCGATTTATGCTGGATGGCCTCCTGATAACTATGCGAATATCTATGGAACGAATGGAACTGCTGCGATCAGAGAAGAACCTCAATTTGTTAATCCTGAAGAAGGGAATTTTTACTTAAAATCTCCGGTCAGTAACCCAACCCCATTAACTGCTAATTCTAAAACATCTCAGATGAGAGTTGGAGCTTTTCCCAATGGAGAAAAACACCATTTTTGGTGGCAGGATAAGTTCCCACCTCAATTTCCTGATTTACCCCAATAA
- a CDS encoding tyrosine-type recombinase/integrase, with the protein MFGCYSNPGGHLSTAHLHKIVAAAGKRAGIEGKVSHHWLRHSHAFHAINKGCPIHLVQATLGHSSIETTGQYLHTNSSDSSGLHLVV; encoded by the coding sequence TTGTTCGGTTGCTACTCAAACCCCGGTGGCCACCTATCCACAGCCCATCTGCATAAAATCGTTGCTGCTGCCGGCAAGCGGGCAGGGATAGAGGGCAAGGTTAGCCACCATTGGCTCAGGCACTCTCACGCATTCCACGCAATTAACAAAGGTTGCCCCATTCATCTGGTGCAGGCAACGCTGGGGCATAGTTCGATTGAGACGACTGGCCAATACTTGCACACCAATTCCTCTGATAGCAGTGGGTTACATCTAGTTGTGTAA
- the alr gene encoding alanine racemase yields the protein MLSWDKTPSLASMRCDRAWVEIDLPALAHNVQQLCRFLSPQTNLMAVVKADAYGHGAVVVAQTVLAAGARWLGVATIPEGIELRENGIQAPVLVLGATNTPEQIRALVRWRLQPTVCTPKQALVFSETLSASERSLPVHLKLDTGMSRLGAPWQQAVEFVQLVSRCPNLKIASIYSHFATADSVDPTVMQQQHSRFQEALAELQNAGIQLPKLHLANSAATLTDPALHYDMVRVGLAIYGLYPAEHLRQVVELKPVLQVKARVTQVKTIEAGTGVSYGYQFVAGEPMRVAVVGIGYADGVPRNLSNKINVLVRGQLVRQIGAITMDQLMLDVSAIPDLQAGEVVTLLGSEGDHQISVDDWAAMLGTISWEILCSFKHRLPRVPVGQPFEVPEQSTAQS from the coding sequence ATGCTGAGCTGGGATAAAACTCCAAGTCTTGCGTCAATGCGTTGTGATCGGGCGTGGGTAGAAATTGACTTGCCGGCGCTTGCCCACAATGTCCAGCAATTATGCCGGTTTTTGTCTCCCCAAACAAATTTGATGGCGGTGGTGAAGGCAGATGCTTACGGGCATGGGGCGGTGGTTGTGGCGCAGACGGTATTGGCTGCCGGTGCGCGTTGGCTGGGGGTGGCTACGATCCCGGAGGGAATTGAGCTACGTGAGAACGGGATACAAGCGCCGGTGTTGGTTTTGGGGGCAACCAATACCCCTGAGCAAATTCGGGCGCTGGTGCGCTGGCGCTTGCAACCGACTGTGTGCACCCCGAAGCAAGCGCTGGTATTTTCTGAGACGTTGAGTGCCAGTGAACGATCGCTGCCGGTGCATTTAAAGCTGGATACGGGGATGTCACGACTGGGGGCACCTTGGCAGCAAGCAGTTGAGTTTGTCCAGCTGGTGTCTCGCTGCCCAAATCTGAAGATTGCCAGCATTTATTCCCATTTTGCCACGGCTGACAGTGTTGATCCAACGGTGATGCAGCAGCAGCACAGCCGGTTTCAAGAGGCACTTGCGGAACTTCAAAATGCCGGCATTCAGTTGCCTAAACTGCATTTGGCAAATTCGGCGGCCACGTTAACTGATCCTGCTTTGCACTATGACATGGTGCGCGTGGGCTTGGCAATTTACGGGCTTTATCCGGCTGAGCATTTGCGGCAGGTGGTGGAATTGAAGCCGGTTTTGCAAGTGAAGGCGCGGGTGACGCAAGTGAAGACAATTGAAGCGGGAACCGGCGTGAGTTATGGTTATCAATTCGTTGCCGGTGAGCCGATGCGTGTTGCGGTGGTGGGGATTGGCTACGCTGACGGTGTGCCGCGCAATCTTTCTAATAAAATCAATGTTTTGGTTCGAGGGCAACTGGTGCGGCAAATTGGGGCAATTACGATGGATCAGCTGATGCTGGATGTGAGTGCAATTCCTGATTTGCAAGCCGGCGAGGTGGTGACGCTGCTGGGATCTGAGGGTGATCACCAGATATCCGTGGATGATTGGGCGGCAATGTTGGGGACAATTTCTTGGGAGATTCTTTGCAGCTTCAAACACCGGCTTCCCCGTGTGCCGGTGGGACAGCCTTTTGAAGTCCCAGAACAATCAACCGCGCAATCTTGA
- a CDS encoding adenylate/guanylate cyclase domain-containing protein yields the protein MSLRRKTLSIVGVTLVGLVGVLYATCSTILLGSMKQAEEENTRQTVKGVLSVFAQTQDDFNSRFADWSAWDDTYTFIEDANPEYIKANLVPETLANLKINLALFINTSGEIVFGTGFDIKNQKTTPIPEALRTHLTPTDRLLTHPDPDSSLVGIIMLPEGPMLIISRPIVTTQGTGPIVGSLIFGRYLDVSQVEKLERIVRLPLTVHRVRDTKLPPEFQAVREELLKVSALKAGLEPASAVNRANSPAQPTPTAEKNRESIPVHVEPLSEDIIAGYTLIRDIYDQPALLLRVDIPREIYKQGQKNLDYLLIALSVVGLGFGGCTILLLERLVLSRLAHLTQDVSRIGECSDLSLRLSVIGKDELSILGHTINKMLAALQQAQNQQQESEERHRAVVEQSSEGICLIDVNTYRILEANQAFVNLLGYSPAEILNLNLYDIGVSDNKNLDRHVERILAAKDQTIGEQLYRRQDGSLIEVEVSANSISYGGRKVLCAVVRDITERKQAEKALQQSQERLRKQDQVLVELAKSRSLIQGDLQSVCRQVTETAAITLEVDRVSVWLYNEDRSMLHCFDLYELNANRHTLDDDLAAVDYPIYFKALEQERTLVVRDVRTDARTLEFNSSYMNPLNVVALIDAPIRVGGQIVGVVCHEQTDNPRDWTLDEQNFAGSIADLVSLSLEARDRHRVEAALGQAEEKYRMIFENAIEGIFQTTPQGKYLSANPALARIYGYASPEELMNNLTNISAQLYVHPSRRAEFIEAMHSNDAVSNFESQTYRKDGSIIWVSENARVVRDGQGELLYYEGTVEDITKRKVVEEALRYQQEQSERLLLNILPESIAERLKQEEGTIADSFAEVTVLFADIVGFTELSSHISPTELVNLLNQIFSAFDRLAQTYELEKIKTIGDAYMVVGGLPVPRADHAEAIAEMAIAMQKAIALFNDATHQPLSIRIGINTGPVVAGVIGLKKFIYDLWGDTVNVASRMESQGLADTIQVTSTTYELLRHKYSFEERGAVEVKGKGKMTTYLLIGRI from the coding sequence ATGAGCCTACGCCGTAAGACACTGTCAATCGTTGGCGTGACGCTTGTCGGCTTGGTTGGCGTGCTGTATGCCACGTGTTCCACCATCTTGCTGGGCAGCATGAAGCAAGCCGAGGAGGAAAACACCCGCCAAACTGTTAAGGGCGTCCTGAGTGTTTTTGCTCAAACCCAAGATGATTTTAATAGCCGCTTTGCCGATTGGTCGGCGTGGGATGATACTTACACCTTTATAGAGGACGCGAACCCAGAATATATTAAAGCGAACTTAGTGCCAGAAACACTGGCCAACTTAAAGATCAATCTCGCTTTGTTTATCAACACCTCTGGCGAGATAGTCTTTGGCACCGGCTTCGATATCAAAAACCAAAAAACCACACCGATTCCGGAAGCATTACGCACGCACCTGACTCCCACAGACCGGCTTTTGACACACCCTGATCCAGACAGCAGCCTGGTGGGAATTATCATGCTGCCTGAAGGGCCAATGCTGATTATCTCCCGGCCCATTGTCACCACCCAAGGAACCGGCCCGATTGTGGGTAGCCTGATTTTTGGCCGTTACTTAGATGTCTCTCAAGTTGAGAAATTAGAGCGGATCGTGCGATTGCCGCTAACGGTGCACCGCGTTAGGGACACGAAACTGCCGCCTGAGTTTCAGGCAGTGCGAGAAGAATTGTTAAAGGTTAGCGCTTTGAAGGCCGGCTTAGAGCCGGCATCTGCGGTTAATCGCGCCAATTCACCGGCTCAACCTACCCCGACAGCGGAAAAGAACCGAGAATCAATCCCCGTTCATGTCGAGCCTTTAAGCGAAGATATTATTGCCGGTTACACCCTGATTCGGGACATCTACGATCAGCCGGCGCTACTATTGCGAGTGGATATTCCCAGAGAAATCTACAAGCAAGGTCAGAAAAACTTAGACTATCTGTTGATCGCCCTATCCGTTGTGGGCTTAGGGTTTGGCGGTTGCACCATTCTGCTTCTAGAGCGATTGGTTCTATCTCGCCTAGCACATCTTACACAGGATGTCAGCCGCATTGGTGAGTGCAGTGATCTTTCACTGCGGTTGTCGGTGATTGGCAAAGATGAGCTGTCAATCCTGGGACACACGATTAATAAGATGCTGGCAGCTTTACAACAAGCTCAGAACCAGCAGCAAGAAAGCGAAGAACGCCATCGCGCAGTGGTTGAGCAATCTTCAGAAGGAATTTGCTTAATAGACGTAAATACTTACCGCATCTTGGAAGCCAATCAAGCGTTTGTTAATCTTCTAGGTTACTCGCCGGCAGAGATTCTCAACCTAAACTTGTACGATATCGGCGTCTCCGATAACAAGAATCTTGATCGCCACGTTGAACGGATTTTGGCAGCAAAAGACCAAACAATTGGTGAACAACTCTACCGCCGGCAGGATGGTTCACTCATCGAGGTAGAAGTTAGCGCCAACTCGATTTCTTATGGAGGTCGAAAAGTCTTATGTGCAGTTGTGCGGGACATTACAGAGCGAAAACAAGCCGAGAAGGCATTGCAACAAAGCCAGGAACGGCTTCGCAAACAAGATCAAGTGCTGGTAGAACTGGCAAAAAGTCGCAGTCTGATTCAAGGCGATTTGCAATCGGTGTGCCGGCAAGTCACGGAAACTGCCGCAATCACCCTAGAGGTTGATCGGGTGAGTGTGTGGCTGTACAACGAAGATCGTTCCATGCTTCATTGCTTCGATCTTTATGAATTGAATGCCAACCGGCATACTTTAGATGATGATTTGGCAGCGGTCGATTATCCCATCTACTTTAAAGCTTTAGAACAAGAGCGGACGCTGGTAGTGAGAGATGTGCGAACCGATGCCAGAACCCTTGAGTTTAACTCTTCCTACATGAACCCCCTGAATGTCGTGGCGCTGATCGATGCGCCGATCCGCGTCGGGGGTCAAATTGTGGGGGTTGTGTGTCACGAACAAACCGACAACCCGCGCGATTGGACATTGGATGAGCAAAACTTTGCCGGCTCGATCGCGGATTTAGTTTCCTTAAGTTTAGAAGCGCGAGATCGCCACCGGGTAGAGGCCGCATTGGGCCAAGCGGAAGAGAAATATCGCATGATCTTTGAGAATGCAATTGAAGGCATTTTCCAGACCACGCCACAGGGGAAATATCTTAGCGCAAATCCCGCGCTGGCTCGCATTTATGGATATGCTTCCCCGGAAGAACTTATGAATAATTTAACGAATATATCCGCACAACTTTACGTTCACCCTAGCCGGCGTGCCGAGTTTATTGAGGCAATGCACAGCAACGATGCAGTGTCAAATTTTGAATCTCAAACTTATCGCAAAGATGGCAGCATTATTTGGGTGTCGGAAAATGCCCGTGTGGTGCGTGACGGGCAAGGTGAACTGCTTTACTATGAAGGCACCGTTGAAGACATTACAAAGCGTAAGGTAGTAGAAGAAGCGCTGCGCTACCAGCAAGAACAATCTGAGCGTCTGCTCCTCAATATTTTGCCAGAGTCGATTGCAGAGCGGTTAAAACAGGAGGAAGGCACAATTGCCGACAGTTTCGCTGAGGTTACTGTTTTGTTTGCCGATATTGTTGGCTTTACGGAACTTTCTAGCCATATTTCTCCCACGGAACTGGTCAACTTGCTGAATCAAATCTTCTCAGCGTTTGACCGGCTTGCCCAGACGTACGAGTTGGAGAAGATTAAAACGATTGGCGATGCTTATATGGTTGTGGGTGGACTGCCGGTGCCTCGCGCGGATCATGCGGAGGCGATTGCGGAAATGGCCATTGCTATGCAAAAAGCAATTGCTCTGTTTAATGATGCCACCCATCAACCGCTGAGTATCCGGATCGGCATTAATACCGGCCCTGTGGTTGCCGGTGTGATTGGTCTTAAAAAATTCATCTACGATCTATGGGGTGACACGGTTAATGTTGCGAGTCGGATGGAATCTCAAGGTCTTGCCGACACGATTCAAGTGACTTCAACAACTTATGAGCTATTGCGACATAAGTATTCGTTTGAGGAACGGGGTGCAGTCGAAGTGAAAGGCAAGGGAAAGATGACGACGTATTTACTCATCGGCAGAATTTAA